The genomic segment AAAGCTGAGTATGTTGTTGATCATTATCGCGGCCCTGTCTCTGATGGTGGCAGCACCGGTTGGGGCCAAAACCGTCTTTCTCGGCATCGGCACCGGCGGCACCGGCGGCATCTATTATCCCTACGGCGGGGGCGTGGCCGAGATATGGACCCGATATGTGCCCGGCGTCAGGGCGGTGGCAGAGGTCACGGGCGCGAGCGTGGAAAATGTCAAGCTGGCTTCCAAGGGCGAAACCGTGGTGGGCGAGGTTATGGGCGATGTGGCTGTCGCCGGCTATGAGGGGACCTCCAAGTTCAAGGGACAGAAGCAGAATATCCTGTCCATGGCCATCATGTACCCCAACCTGCTTCAGCTGGCGGTGATGAAGGACGGCTCGATCACCGACGTGGAGCAGATCAAGGGGAAGACCATCAGCTCCGGGAGTCCCGGCAGCGGCACCAATTTCATGGCCGAGGTGGTGTTTAAGGCCCTCGGCATCCCTTTGGATTCTTACAAAGATTCCCGCCTGTCCTTTACCGAGACCGCCAATGCCCTAAGGGACGGGACCATTGAGATGGGGACGTGGTCTGTGGGGCCGGGCACCAGTTCCATCATGGATCTGGCCACCACCCATGACATCCGGATACTCCCCTTTACGCCCGAACAGACGAAGAAGGTGCTGGCGGCCAAC from the Deltaproteobacteria bacterium genome contains:
- a CDS encoding TAXI family TRAP transporter solute-binding subunit, with the translated sequence MTMKKLSMLLIIIAALSLMVAAPVGAKTVFLGIGTGGTGGIYYPYGGGVAEIWTRYVPGVRAVAEVTGASVENVKLASKGETVVGEVMGDVAVAGYEGTSKFKGQKQNILSMAIMYPNLLQLAVMKDGSITDVEQIKGKTISSGSPGSGTNFMAEVVFKALGIPLDSYKDSRLSFTETANALRDGTIEMGTWSVGPGTSSIMDLATTHDIRILPFTPEQTKKVLAANPTYSAVELAGGVYNGVDKPVPTIGVWNVLICQKSLDTDLVYKLVKALYEHNDLLRKIHPSAAYTTPENAVKYSPIPLHPGTIKYLKEKGIQVPEKLIP